A stretch of Amblyraja radiata isolate CabotCenter1 chromosome 6, sAmbRad1.1.pri, whole genome shotgun sequence DNA encodes these proteins:
- the LOC116974216 gene encoding beta-1,4-galactosyltransferase 3-like isoform X2, with protein MMRLCSPSRPGSLLILALLQLAFILFLYRRSLSSSFVSLLYEDDHGRYWDYSKTYDVYTNLSLITPVPEGETLANCPAESPLLVGPLTISFQAIPGMSKIERKNPYVKSGGRYAPPHCKAWYKTAILIPHRNREPHLRHLLYYLHPFLQRQQLQYAIYVIHQTGNRTFNRAKLLNVGVREALKDEDWDCLFLHDVDLIPENDHNLYICNRRYPKHVSSAMNKFKYRLPYRMYFGGVSALTPDQYLRINGFPNTYWGWGGEDDDISARIYFAGMKIIRTPLSLGHYKMISHNMDVGNEKNDKRYSDPRSTWTVPLHWDQR; from the exons ATGATGCGCCTGTGCTCCCCAAGCCGGCCCGGCAGCCTGCTCATACTCGCTCTGCTGCAGCTGGCTTTCATCCTCTTCCTCTACCGCCGCAGCCTCTCTAGCTCCTTCGTCAGTTTGCTGTACGAGGACGACCACGGCCGCTACTGGGATTACTCCAAAACCTACGACGTCTACACCAACCTCAGCCTGATCACCCCGGTCCCTGAAGGGGAAACTTTAGCCAATTGTCCCGCCGAATCGCCGCTTCTTG TTGGACCACTGACAATCAGCTTTCAAGCAATTCCGGGTATGAGCAAAATAGAAAGAAAAAATCCATATGTGAAATCTGGTGGGCGTTATGCTCCCCCACACTGCAAAGCTTGGTATAAGACAGCAATCCTTATTCCTCATCGAAACAGGGAGCCACATTTGCGCCATCTTCTATATTatcttcatccattccttcagcGTCAACAGCTTCAATATGCAATATATGTCATCCATCAG ACTGGAAATCGTACATTTAACAGAGCAAAACTGCTTAATGTTGGAGTgagagaagcactgaaggatgagGACTGGGACTGTCTGTTTCTACATGATGTTGACCTTATCCCTGAGAATGATCACAATTTGTATATTTGTAATAGAAGATACCCCAAGCACGTATCCAGTGCAATGAATAAATTCAAGTACAG GCTACCATATAGGATGTATTTTGGTGGTGTTTCAGCCTTGACTCCAGATCAGTACTTACGAATTAATGGCTTCCCAAACACATACTGGGGTTGGGGTGGAGAAGATGATGATATTTCTGCTAG GATTTATTTTGCAGGGATGAAGATAATTCGAACTCCCCTCTCACTTGGACATTATAAAATGATCTCACATAATATGGATGTGGGTAATGAAAAAAATGACAAAAG